In Natronococcus occultus SP4, the following proteins share a genomic window:
- a CDS encoding DUF7109 family protein yields MNATADELAGVVDLFGGLTRAELDRALAEAAFRDGGSEVDPDVLEARIDRALESFSLVAYEPPAGSAPDGVEPGEELLVAGPTAFPTVPDGAEDVPHILDIEPRRFDREALGETVRESFVATAEEAIADSDHDRIETLLDASYDVETWAPVELADERARLEDVLE; encoded by the coding sequence ATGAACGCGACCGCCGACGAACTCGCTGGCGTCGTCGACCTCTTCGGCGGGCTCACCCGGGCCGAGCTGGACCGGGCCCTCGCCGAGGCGGCGTTTCGCGACGGCGGCAGCGAGGTCGATCCCGACGTCCTCGAGGCGCGGATCGATCGAGCCCTCGAGTCGTTCTCTCTCGTCGCCTACGAGCCTCCTGCAGGATCGGCTCCCGACGGGGTCGAGCCCGGCGAGGAGCTGCTGGTCGCCGGCCCGACCGCGTTTCCGACCGTCCCCGACGGCGCCGAGGACGTCCCCCACATCCTCGATATCGAACCCAGGCGGTTCGACCGCGAGGCCCTCGGGGAGACGGTCCGCGAGTCGTTCGTCGCGACGGCCGAGGAGGCGATCGCCGACAGCGACCACGACCGTATCGAGACGCTGCTCGACGCGAGCTACGACGTCGAAACCTGGGCGCCCGTCGAGCTCGCCGACGAACGCGCGCGCCTGGAGGACGTCCTCGAGTGA
- a CDS encoding glycosyltransferase family protein, protein MEYVQERITTLHDLGDAGLPDGLGDDPVAETAVVVPMTDREHESPAAARVLGELEALDPAAVVVPVRASSERIGPFREWLESFALPIEVLWCNAPTFEDGLAAVGLEGETGKGRDVWLALGPAAEAGDYVVVHDADARSYGADHVRRLLAPLTMDFAFSKGYYARVERGRLYGRLFRLFYEPLVRTLAARHDEPILEYCGAFRYALAGEFAMTAELARELRPPRTWGLEVGTLGDAFEHAGFEGTAQVDLGVHEHDHRAVAGEAGLEGMSHTVGAELLRVLEAGGVDPDYETLPARYRETGRALISQYRADAAFNGLAYDPEGERDQLDRYAEAIAPPGPDRRLPRWRDAPIDPEFVRERARPWLEPRIGSAGGD, encoded by the coding sequence ATGGAGTACGTCCAGGAGCGGATCACGACGCTCCACGATCTCGGTGACGCGGGACTTCCCGACGGCCTCGGGGACGACCCCGTCGCCGAGACGGCCGTCGTCGTCCCGATGACCGACCGGGAACACGAGAGCCCCGCCGCGGCCCGCGTCCTCGGCGAGCTCGAAGCGCTCGATCCCGCAGCGGTCGTCGTCCCGGTCCGGGCCTCGTCCGAACGGATCGGTCCCTTTCGCGAGTGGCTCGAGTCGTTTGCCCTGCCGATCGAGGTGCTGTGGTGTAACGCGCCGACGTTCGAGGACGGGCTCGCGGCCGTCGGCCTCGAGGGCGAGACGGGGAAAGGGCGGGACGTCTGGCTCGCGCTCGGCCCCGCTGCCGAGGCCGGCGACTACGTCGTCGTCCACGACGCTGACGCCCGAAGCTACGGGGCCGACCACGTCCGTCGCCTGCTCGCGCCCCTGACGATGGACTTCGCCTTCTCGAAGGGGTACTACGCGCGCGTCGAGCGGGGTCGGCTCTACGGCCGCCTGTTCCGGCTGTTCTACGAGCCGCTGGTCCGGACGCTCGCGGCGCGCCACGACGAGCCGATCCTCGAGTACTGCGGCGCCTTCCGGTACGCGCTGGCCGGCGAGTTCGCGATGACCGCCGAGCTGGCCCGCGAGCTTCGCCCGCCCCGTACCTGGGGTCTCGAGGTCGGGACCCTCGGCGACGCCTTCGAGCACGCCGGCTTCGAGGGAACCGCCCAGGTCGACCTCGGCGTCCACGAGCACGACCACCGTGCCGTCGCCGGCGAGGCGGGACTCGAAGGGATGAGCCACACGGTCGGCGCGGAGCTGCTTCGCGTCCTCGAGGCGGGTGGGGTCGATCCCGATTACGAGACCCTGCCAGCGCGCTACCGGGAGACGGGTCGGGCGCTGATCTCCCAGTACCGGGCCGACGCGGCGTTCAACGGGCTCGCGTACGACCCCGAGGGCGAGCGCGACCAGCTCGATCGCTACGCCGAGGCGATCGCTCCGCCCGGCCCCGACCGCCGACTCCCCCGGTGGCGCGACGCTCCGATCGATCCCGAGTTCGTCCGCGAACGGGCTCGACCGTGGCTCGAACCCCGTATCGGCTCCGCGGGCGGCGACTGA
- a CDS encoding NUDIX hydrolase: MGPRLNLAPIADHPPVGIDDQEHDAAVVAPVIERADEDYLLFTRRSDDLGNHPGQMSFPGGGAEPEDESILATALREANEEIGLEPDETEVVGQLDDIRTISEYAVTPFVTRVPDREYERDGVEVAEIVVLPLSGFLDPENYECERREHPYYGDIVIHYFHVDGYTVWGATGRMLVQLLELTTEFEAPERIDRSTP, encoded by the coding sequence ATGGGACCGAGACTGAACCTCGCGCCGATCGCGGATCACCCGCCCGTCGGGATCGACGACCAGGAACACGACGCGGCCGTCGTCGCTCCCGTCATCGAGCGCGCCGACGAGGACTACCTGCTGTTTACCCGCCGATCGGACGACCTGGGCAACCACCCTGGACAGATGAGCTTCCCCGGTGGCGGTGCCGAACCCGAAGACGAGTCGATCCTCGCGACGGCGCTCCGGGAGGCCAACGAGGAGATCGGGCTCGAGCCCGACGAGACCGAGGTCGTCGGCCAGCTCGACGACATCCGGACGATCTCGGAGTACGCCGTCACCCCCTTCGTCACCCGGGTCCCCGACCGGGAGTACGAGCGCGACGGGGTCGAGGTCGCCGAAATCGTCGTCCTCCCGCTGTCGGGGTTTCTCGACCCCGAAAACTACGAGTGCGAGCGCCGCGAGCACCCCTACTATGGCGACATCGTCATCCACTACTTCCACGTCGACGGCTACACCGTCTGGGGGGCGACGGGACGGATGCTTGTCCAGCTGCTCGAGCTGACCACCGAGTTCGAGGCCCCCGAGCGGATCGAC